The nucleotide window CCTGGGATCCGTCGCCGGAACGCTCCTTTCGTGTTCGATGGCGGCCTACGCGTTTGCCAAGCTGAAGTGGTGGGGACGCGATAAGCTATTTGCCGTGCTGATTGGAACAATGCTGTTACCCTGGCACGTCACGATGATCCCTCGCTTTTTACTCCTCCGAGAAATCGGTCTCTACAACACTCTCGGGGCGTTGATCGTGCCGACATTTCTGGGAGATGCATTCTCCATTTTCCTGCTGCGGCAGTTCTTTCGCACGATTCCGGAAGAGATCAGCGAGGCTGCTCGGATCGACGGGCTCTCGGAATGGGGCATCTATTGGCGGATTATCCTGCCCATGTCGGTGCCTGCCCTGGCGACCGTTGGCCTGTTTCAATTTGTGGCCGCCTGGAACGACTTCAGTGGTCCGCTCTTGTTCTTAAGCAACAAAGACAAGTTCCCGCTGGCATACGGTCTCGAGCAGTTTGTCAGCAGCTACGCCGACCAGACCCACCTGCTGTTGGCAGCGGCAACACTATTCACACTGCCAATCGCGGTTCTCTTCTTCTTCGCCCAGAAGACGTTCCTGAAAGGAATTGCCACGACAGGGCTGAAAGATTGACGCTAGAGAAGATGGTTCAAACCACCCAATGCACGCACAAGCCTTCAATTCGCTTGGGCGCGCAGAAAGAAATGCCGCTGCCCGATTAACTTAGGCAACGGCGGAATTGACGGGGTGGGCAGTTGTAGGGGAGACACGTCCTAGGACGGCTCACCGCAATTACTTCTTGCGATGACGGATCTTTGCACGCATACGTCGCTTCTTGCGTCCAATCTTCCGTCGACCCTTACCAGTTTTCTTCGTTCCCACGAAACTCTCCGTTACGTATCCGCTATTAAACTAAGTCAAAAATCCCCAGACGGGGAAATGAATTCAGGTGGAAACCGCGTATTCTACCAGAGAGTCCGCCACATTGGCAAGCAAGCCCCGGCGAATCGACTAGATGAAACCGATTGTTGGCAAATCAAACCTATGATTCGGTCCGTCCGATCACCAGGAGCTTGATCGATAGGGGCAAGATAACCAGGTTTCCGACAAGCCCCCCCAGCATGGTCAGCCCTACCAGCACGCCGAAGTAAATGGTAGGCACAAAATCACTTACGCACAGTACGCTGAAACCAGCGATAAGCGCAAACGTGGCGAAAATAACCGCTTTCCCTACGCTTTGCTGCACCTCGACCAGCGCCTGACTGGGGGTCATCCCACTGGCAATGCTACGCTGGAAACCATAGATGTAATGAATCGATGCATCGACCCCTAGTCCCATCGAAACCGCCGCGATCATGGCTGCTCCCATATTGATTCGGTAGCCGAGTAAACCGAAGACCCCGGTTACCATCAAAATGGGGAGCACGTTGGGAATCAGGGCCAGCAAAGCCATCTTCACGCTACGAAACGCGAGCGTCATTGTTATTCCGATACCCACGATCGCCAACGCGAACGATTGCCACTGGTCGCGGATCAGGCTGTCAATGAGATGGGTCAGTAGCACAAAAAAACCGCTGACAATCGGCTCGCCGTTGTGGACGGCATTCTCTTGCTCCTTATCCACCGTCTCGGCTGCGGTTTGCTTTTCTGCGTAGTATTCCGCCACAACACGTCGCACGGCCTCAATCGTCTCTTGTTTGGTCTGAGCGTCTTGCCGTTCCTTCGAGAGTAGCATGATTCGGAACCAATACTCGTCTGGGTTTTCGGGGTCCTGGGCGTAGAGCGAATTGAGCGTCTCCGGCAACTGGGCATGCAGCGATTTCATACCGACTCGCATCAGAGCGAATTTTGGAAGTCGGATGAAACTCTTCTTCTCGGCAGCTTCCATCATCGCCGAGACCACATCGGCCAGACTTAACACCTTCGATAGTTCTGGAACTTCCGTTCGAAGGCGATCTTCTAGGTCCTGGACTTCCTGGATGTACTCCCAGGTCAGGTGCTCTGGAGCCGGAATAGCGACATCCCACACACCGGCACCACCCAGTTCATCCTCGACAAACGCATACGCCTGGACGATTGGCGTGGTATCACGGAAGTTCTTCGTGAAATCACTTTCGACTTGCAGCCAAGCAGCTCCTCGCAGCGAAACAGCAAATGCAAATAAAATCACACAGGTGAGGATCACATGCTGATTCACGATCGAGTTGATCGTTCGTGACAAGCCGGAACTCAGCTTCGCATCTCCCCAGGGACTAGCCGGATCAACCATCCAAGGACTGCCAGCCAGGACAAGCCCTGGCAAAAACACCAAAACGGCTGGCAATAC belongs to Blastopirellula marina and includes:
- a CDS encoding efflux RND transporter permease subunit gives rise to the protein MKKLFERWIALRWLLLAIGIALTIGAVYLGQGLSFDRSIENMFAAEDPLIQAHERFNRIFGGNEVILGVYQDDHLFAEDGSGLNRVREVRKKIEQLDGVKEVLTLDRDLTRGFVLDPASDAGIKLKELFAGYTHNEQGNIVALPIQLTPKSESTNSRIELISKIRAIFDQLPGGMITGEPVMVVDGFKYVEEDGDRLGWATSLLLAAVILLVFRNLRWMVIAIVVVQVTLQWTHAALAISGLQLSMVSSMLTAIVTVIGVATVVHYILRFRQYRDEGQDPKDALASASSYLLVPVFWACATDAVGFSALLITSVGPVHDFGIMMAVGAMLVLPAVLVFLPGLVLAGSPWMVDPASPWGDAKLSSGLSRTINSIVNQHVILTCVILFAFAVSLRGAAWLQVESDFTKNFRDTTPIVQAYAFVEDELGGAGVWDVAIPAPEHLTWEYIQEVQDLEDRLRTEVPELSKVLSLADVVSAMMEAAEKKSFIRLPKFALMRVGMKSLHAQLPETLNSLYAQDPENPDEYWFRIMLLSKERQDAQTKQETIEAVRRVVAEYYAEKQTAAETVDKEQENAVHNGEPIVSGFFVLLTHLIDSLIRDQWQSFALAIVGIGITMTLAFRSVKMALLALIPNVLPILMVTGVFGLLGYRINMGAAMIAAVSMGLGVDASIHYIYGFQRSIASGMTPSQALVEVQQSVGKAVIFATFALIAGFSVLCVSDFVPTIYFGVLVGLTMLGGLVGNLVILPLSIKLLVIGRTES
- a CDS encoding carbohydrate ABC transporter permease, which translates into the protein MTWLQKSTIYVLLIFFAAIYSLPLLVMLSGSLKSPTEIQANPNQLIPQSWQWENYVAAIGAMPFWQYLSNTLVLCLGSVAGTLLSCSMAAYAFAKLKWWGRDKLFAVLIGTMLLPWHVTMIPRFLLLREIGLYNTLGALIVPTFLGDAFSIFLLRQFFRTIPEEISEAARIDGLSEWGIYWRIILPMSVPALATVGLFQFVAAWNDFSGPLLFLSNKDKFPLAYGLEQFVSSYADQTHLLLAAATLFTLPIAVLFFFAQKTFLKGIATTGLKD